The Chroococcidiopsis sp. SAG 2025 genomic sequence AAGATTGCCTGACTCCGTCTTTTGCGCGAGCGCTTCTCCCAACCGAAACAATCGATGTAGACTGGGGAAAGTCAACATCAATCAACGGCATAGACCGATCCCGATGAAGGGACACTCCCAGCGCTAGTCGCAGGGAGTTTTTTTTAGCTTAGCTAGAGCTTGTTCTCCCCCGCGCTGACTTGCAGTTGTTTACAGTCAATGATGTCAGCAGGAATCGCACTGGCTCTTTTAACAGAGTGAATTTCTAGTTGCGCTTGTGGGACAGCCTCAAACAACAAGTACCGACCAGGAAACACGACTCGTTCTAGATACCAGCGTGGGATATTTGTCATCCGAGCAATTTGAATTGTACTTGTTGCGTTTTTGTAGTGGCACAAGATTCGCTGTTGATAGTCGTCGGGTAATGAATCTACGGTAGTGTTGTAGATGTGTTGAGATAGGCTCCAAATTCCCCTTGCAGCCAATGTTTCAAATCAATGAGCAACACATCTACAACACTACCCCAAATCTTAGCATTACGACGAGGTGGAATAGCAGCGGTCGCTTCTCGTTGCTCAATGACATCGTAGCAGCCTTGGGTATCATAGGCTCCATCGGCAGACACCTGCTCAATCTCCTGGGCAATCGCATCGAGTAATTCTGGCATCACTTCACAATCGGCGACGTCATTGGTGCTGACCACTGCCGCTAAAATCTCCCCCGTTGCTTCATCAACTCCTAAATGCAACTTGCGCCATGTCCGTCGCTTGCTAACGCCATGCTGTCTAGTTTTCCACTCTCCTTCACCATAGACTTTTACACCCGTTGAATCGACAACCACATGCACACCTTTGCGCTTGGGAATCACGGGGAGGTCTACGCTCAGCTTGCCCAACCGTCGTGACAAGGATAGAGTGGTCAGGCACTTCTAGCTCGATTCCCATCAGCACAAACAATGACTCCAGGAATCCTTCCGTTTGCCGTCCTGCTAAGCGAAACAACGATTGAACTGTTCCCATCGTCGCAATTGCTGTCTCACTGTAATAATTAGAAGCCCCTCTACGTCCAGTTTTTTGCTCATTGTGCCACTGCTTAATCACCGCTTCATCCACCCAGAAGGTAATGCTGCCTCGTTGTTTGAGAGCTGCATCATATGCATTCCAATTGCGAATCTGATAGCTTTCCTTAGCTTTCGTCTTCATCATTCGTTGAAGTTAGACGGCATACTCAAAATTTACTCATTTCTCCCTATTTGTGCAACAAAGCCATACCCTTCAGCAAAATCGTCATCGAGTCGGCGTAATA encodes the following:
- a CDS encoding DUF1830 domain-containing protein translates to MAARGIWSLSQHIYNTTVDSLPDDYQQRILCHYKNATSTIQIARMTNIPRWYLERVVFPGRYLLFEAVPQAQLEIHSVKRASAIPADIIDCKQLQVSAGENKL